A window of the Hordeum vulgare subsp. vulgare chromosome 5H, MorexV3_pseudomolecules_assembly, whole genome shotgun sequence genome harbors these coding sequences:
- the LOC123452777 gene encoding phosphatidylinositol transfer protein 3-like produces MDRGADEQGGHGDAAEWKKVAELRAVVEAQDPAAKEEDDFALRRFLRARDHNISKASAMFLKYLSWKRVVKPGGSITDEEVRGELVQEKLYMQGIDKKGRPLVYLFLARHFPAKRDLDEFKRYVVYILDNTCTRLSAGQEKFAVVVELRGWGYANCDIRAYVAALDIMQSYYPERLGRALLIHVPYVFMAAWKMLYPFIDDKTKEKFVFVADKDLDATLRDSVDESQLPEEYGGTLELQGYNDSSRPSPCN; encoded by the exons ATGGATCGCGGTGCTGATGAGCAGGGCGGCCATGGCGACGCGGCGGAGTGGAAGAAGGTGGCTGAGCTTAGGGCCGTCGTCGAGGCCcaggaccccgctgccaag GAGGAAGACGACTTTGCTCTGCGGAGGTTCCTACGAGCTCGGGACCACAACATCAGCAAGGCGTCGGCGATGTTCCTCAAGTACTTGAGCTGGAAACGCGTCGTCAAGCCTGGCGGTTCCATCACCGACGAGGAGGTGCGCGGCGAGCTCGTGCAAGAGAAGCTCTATATGCAGGGCATCGACAAGAAGGGACGTCCGTTGGTGTACCTCTTCCTCGCCCGCCACTTCCCCGCCAAGCGTGACCTCGACGAGTTCAAGCGCTACGTCGTCTACATCCTCGACAACACCTGCACCAG GTTGTCGGCTGGACAGGAGAAGtttgcggtggtggtggagctccgGGGTTGGGGGTACGCGAACTGCGACATCCGTGCGTACGTGGCGGCGCTGGACATCATGCAGAGCTACTACCCGGAGCGGCTGGGGCGGGCGCTCCTGATCCACGTGCCCTACGTGTTCATGGCGGCCTGGAAGATGCTGTACCCCTTCATCGACGACAAGACCAAGGAGAAGTTCGTGTTCGTCGCCGACAAGGACCTCGACGCCACGCTCCGTGACTCCGTCGACGAGTCCCAGCTGCCCGAGGAGTACGGCGGCACGCTCGAGCTCCAGGGCTACAACGATTCGTCACGGCCGTCGCCGTGCAATTAA